The proteins below come from a single Fusobacteriaceae bacterium genomic window:
- the murC gene encoding UDP-N-acetylmuramate--L-alanine ligase — MKKIYFIGINGIGMSGLAKIMKTKRYSVKGSDLTRSYVTDEMESMGIRIYGAHVGSQVKGSDMVIASSAIKYDNPEYAYAREQGIRIMKRGELLAMLLNDETGVAIAGTHGKTTTTSMMSSVMLNLDPTIVVGGILPEIGSNAKTGASEYFVAEADESDNSFLYMYPKYSVITNIEEDHMENHGSLSNIIKSFSVFLDQTKIEAVVCADNPNVREIVAMKKRISQRSPVLVTYGIGDRDYDIFASDIRVEGRSTTYEVFLRGGSLGRFALSIPGAHNVSNSLPVIYLAGKFGVPMEEIREKLRAFKGSRRRYDVVYENENSGIRIIDDYAHHPTEIRATLDGARSVEKGDITVIFQPHRYSRVKFLLRQFKDVFDKAGEVILLPIYSAGERDEFGVTLEDLRDAIGHPNVRIEKDSARIKDMILNSGGKRVWLFMGAGDISKIARDAGDALRAREGGV; from the coding sequence ATGAAGAAAATTTATTTCATCGGCATAAACGGCATCGGGATGAGCGGTCTCGCCAAGATCATGAAGACGAAGCGCTACAGCGTCAAGGGCTCAGACCTCACCCGCAGCTACGTGACCGATGAGATGGAGTCTATGGGAATACGGATCTACGGCGCCCATGTGGGGAGCCAGGTCAAAGGATCCGATATGGTCATCGCCTCCAGCGCCATCAAATATGACAATCCGGAGTACGCCTACGCCCGGGAACAGGGGATCCGCATTATGAAGCGGGGCGAGCTCCTGGCCATGCTGCTCAATGATGAGACCGGCGTCGCCATCGCGGGCACCCACGGCAAGACCACGACGACGTCCATGATGTCCTCGGTTATGCTGAATCTGGATCCCACGATCGTCGTGGGCGGCATCCTGCCCGAGATCGGCAGCAACGCCAAGACCGGCGCTTCCGAGTATTTCGTGGCCGAAGCCGACGAGAGCGACAACTCCTTTTTATACATGTATCCGAAATATTCCGTGATCACGAACATCGAAGAAGACCACATGGAAAACCACGGGAGTTTAAGCAACATCATCAAGTCCTTTTCGGTCTTTCTGGACCAGACGAAGATCGAGGCCGTCGTCTGCGCCGACAATCCCAACGTCAGGGAAATCGTCGCCATGAAAAAGCGGATCAGTCAGCGTTCGCCCGTCCTCGTCACCTACGGGATCGGAGACCGGGATTACGATATCTTTGCCTCCGACATCCGCGTGGAGGGCCGCAGTACCACTTACGAAGTCTTCTTGCGCGGCGGGAGCCTCGGGCGCTTTGCCCTTTCCATACCGGGCGCGCACAATGTGTCAAATTCGCTCCCCGTGATCTATCTTGCGGGGAAATTCGGCGTTCCTATGGAGGAGATCCGGGAAAAATTGCGGGCCTTCAAGGGCTCCCGGCGGCGTTATGATGTGGTCTATGAAAATGAAAACAGCGGGATACGGATTATCGACGATTACGCCCATCACCCGACGGAAATCCGGGCGACGCTGGACGGCGCGAGATCCGTTGAAAAGGGCGATATTACAGTGATTTTCCAGCCTCACCGCTACAGTCGGGTCAAGTTTTTGCTGCGTCAGTTCAAGGATGTCTTCGACAAGGCCGGCGAAGTGATCCTGCTTCCGATCTACAGCGCCGGCGAGCGGGATGAATTCGGCGTGACGCTGGAGGACCTCCGGGACGCCATCGGGCATCCCAATGTCCGGATAGAAAAAGACAGCGCCCGGATCAAGGACATGATCCTCAATTCCGGCGGAAAACGCGTCTGGCTTTTTATGGGCGCCGGCGATATTTCCAAGATCGCCCGGGACGCCGGCGACGCGCTTCGGGCGCGGGAAGGCGGGGTTTGA
- the murB gene encoding UDP-N-acetylmuramate dehydrogenase encodes MIVHEQFPMREKSNMRIGGIADRYIEIEAREELPAVYEKYDRIFLLGNGTNTLFYDGPLRYTFVSVKKTGGIVDLGKGLVRVGAGADFKDVIRFMREKDYSGLENLAGIPGSVGGLTWMNGGAYGSWIFDCVDEVEIFDENHAFRKLKGHEIKSSYRHTEIQEKNWVILSVTFRFRRGFDLARVREIQATREEKQPLNYPSLGSTFKNPENDFAARLVAEAGLKGTVRGGAQISEKHPNFIINLGNATFSDVTGLMALMRDGVREKFGITLKEEIIVLT; translated from the coding sequence ATGATTGTCCACGAGCAATTTCCCATGCGGGAAAAATCCAATATGCGGATCGGCGGGATTGCCGATCGATATATCGAGATCGAGGCCCGGGAAGAACTCCCCGCCGTTTATGAGAAATACGACAGGATCTTTCTCCTTGGCAACGGCACCAACACGCTCTTCTACGACGGACCGCTGCGGTATACCTTCGTGTCGGTGAAAAAAACCGGCGGTATCGTGGATTTGGGCAAGGGTCTCGTCCGGGTCGGCGCGGGCGCCGATTTCAAAGACGTGATCCGCTTTATGCGGGAAAAGGACTATTCGGGCCTGGAAAATCTGGCGGGCATCCCCGGCTCCGTGGGCGGGCTCACCTGGATGAACGGCGGGGCTTACGGCAGCTGGATCTTCGACTGCGTCGACGAGGTGGAAATCTTCGACGAAAACCACGCCTTCAGGAAGCTTAAGGGGCATGAGATCAAGTCCTCTTACCGGCATACGGAGATTCAGGAAAAGAACTGGGTGATTCTCTCGGTGACGTTTCGCTTCCGGCGGGGCTTCGACCTCGCCCGGGTAAGGGAAATCCAGGCGACCCGGGAGGAAAAGCAGCCCCTCAATTACCCCAGCCTCGGCAGCACGTTCAAGAATCCGGAAAACGACTTCGCGGCGCGGCTCGTGGCCGAAGCGGGCCTCAAGGGGACCGTCCGGGGGGGCGCGCAGATCTCGGAAAAGCACCCCAATTTTATCATCAACCTCGGAAACGCCACATTTTCAGACGTCACGGGCCTCATGGCCCTCATGCGGGACGGCGTCCGGGAAAAATTCGGGATTACGCTCAAAGAGGAAATTATTGTCCTGACCTGA